The following nucleotide sequence is from Mesoaciditoga lauensis cd-1655R = DSM 25116.
ACCAGCTGCAAGAGAGTAAATGATCATGTTTTGACTTGGAGGTATTATGATCCCCTCTTGTGAAGAGGTAACGGTTATTGCCGTTGCGAATTCGCGAGAATAGCCTTCTTTTTCCATCATCGGTATTACAACGGTTCCGATAGAAGCTGTGTCAGCCACGGATGAACCAGATATTCCTCCAAAGAGCATGCTCGCTAAGATGTTAACAAGTGCCAAACCGCCGGGAAGCCATCCCACAAGAAGATTTGCCAAATCCAAAAGATCGTTACCCATTCCGCTGTAATTAACAATTTGTCCTAAAAGAATGAAAAATGCTATTGCAACGAATGCAAACGAATTTATACCGTAAGTTAAGCTTTGAAATATAACGGCTATGGGCAATTGAACGTACAAGGCGGTGAAAAATGCCGAAATTCCCAATGAAAAAGATATGGGAACTCCCATTAATATAAAGAGAGCAAAACTTCCCCATAAAAACGTGATTTGAAGCTGGCTTGGAGACATGAATTGTACCCAGGGAGCGTTTAAGAATATGGAAACCACAAATAAAGCAAGACCTATGAGAATGGAAATCTTTATCTTCATTTTATCCCCCCTGTTTTCTTTGCAACGATTATTCTTATGATTCTTTCCGTGGAAAATACCATCGTTAAAATACCTCCAATGATAACAGGAATATAAAGCCATGCGTTAGATATTCCCAATTCTGGCATTATTCCCGGTAATAAAGCCATTGAATAAGAACCAACTACCATGTAATATCCAAAATAAAATAAAAGACAAAACACGATGATATCCACTATTCGTTTCGTTTTCGGCGGGAGGGTATCAGCAAAGGCGGCCACTCTGATATGCAAGTTGCTTCTAACGCCCGTACCTGAAATGAGCATTGCCATCCATATCATCATCACGATGGTGAGACTTAAAGACCAAGTAAGAGGAGCATTAAGCGCATCTCTGAATACCACTTCGAGCAACGAGACAACTAGCATAATTCCTATGGCAACGATGCCAGCCCATTCCATGGCTTTTTCCACGATATCCAAAATACTTTCAATTGTTTTCATGTTCACAGTGGATCACCTCAAAAGATCTCCGGGGAGGGAAACCTCCCCGGATTTATTTTTGATTATTTTGTATTTCTTATTTCGTTTATTATGTCTTTGAATTGGCTGTATTTTGCGTAAACCGGCTCAACCGCTTTCTGGAAAAGAGCTATATCTTCTGGCGTCGGATAATAGAAATGAACGCCGGCTTTCTTCAATTTTGCCAAATCCTGTTGAACTTTTTCATTCCACAATTGTCTTTCATATAACGATGCTGCCATAGCCGCAGTTTTGAAAATCTCTTTTTCCTCAGGCGTTAAGGAATTCCAAGCGTTGAGGTTCATAAAGAGAATCTCAGGCACTCTTGAATGTCCGTCGTAGGAATAGTAAGGAGCAACTTGGTAGAAGCTCATGGTGTAATAGCTTGGTATGTTATTTTCAGCACCGTCTATAACGCCTGTTTGGAGAGCCGTAAAGACTTCTCCGTATGCCATTGGAACTGGGGAACCACCCATGTCTTTGACCATTTCGACGAAAACAGGAGCCTTTTGGACACGTACTTTGAGACCTTTAAGGTCAGAAGGTTTCAAAATAGGCGTTTTTCTCGTGAAGAAACTTCTCTGACCGGAATCGAAATAGGTGAGCCCCATTAATCCAGCAGATTTCATGTCTTCAAGTAATTTCTTTCCTACCGGGCCATAAAGCACTTTCCACTCTTGTTCCGAGCTTGAGAAGATGTAAGGAAGAGACAAAACACCAAGTTCGGGAACAAAGGATGCCATTGGAGCTGCATTTACCCTGTTGAGTTGAATGATGCCGGCCATGGTTTGCTGAACCGTTTGCGTTTCTGAACCAAGCTGCCCACCGTAGTACACTTTGATGTTTATCTTGCCGTTTGTCATTTCCCTTACGATGTTGGCAAAGAACTGGTCTGCCATCGTAGTTGGATACCCTGCCGGTTGATCTTCTGCCAGCCTCCAAGTAACGGCTAACACGCTCAAACTAGCCACTGAAAGCATGAGCGCGAAGATCAAAATGATACGTACCTTCTTTTGCATTTAGTTCCACCTCCTATTTTCTATCTCCCCTTCATTCAGGGAAATTATCAGCTTGTGTATTTACCCATCAGTGGAGTCCATCCACCGATTTGTACCCTTTCAAGTTTGAATCCTGTTATCTTGTAAATGAATATCTCATTTGTGACGTTCACCGTTGCTTTGAACAAATGCCCGCCTACCAACTTCTTTTCGGGATTTGCAAGTGCGACGTGAATGTGGGCAAAAGGCTTCCCTTCTTTTGTTTCTATGTTTCCGGTCATTGCGACTAATTCATGGGGTGTGTCAATTTGAATTTTTTCGTATTCTTTTCCGTTGAACCAACCTATTTCGAAGTCTTTGAGCATGCCCATTCCGGACATAATCACGCCGGTTTCTATCGAATACTTTTCAATAACGGAGTAAAGCGATTCATAAAAATCGTCTCCTCCATCGAATCTTGCAAAGATAACGTTTCCATCTCTCATGTCAAAAATCATACTATCTTCCTCCTTCACATTTTTATGTTAAAGTTTCTTTGAAAACATCTCTTAATTCTTGGAAATTTGCATTTCTTATCTTAAGCATTTCTTCAAGGGATTCCATTGCGGAGAGCCCAT
It contains:
- a CDS encoding TRAP transporter small permease yields the protein MKTIESILDIVEKAMEWAGIVAIGIMLVVSLLEVVFRDALNAPLTWSLSLTIVMMIWMAMLISGTGVRSNLHIRVAAFADTLPPKTKRIVDIIVFCLLFYFGYYMVVGSYSMALLPGIMPELGISNAWLYIPVIIGGILTMVFSTERIIRIIVAKKTGGIK
- a CDS encoding TRAP transporter substrate-binding protein, with product MQKKVRIILIFALMLSVASLSVLAVTWRLAEDQPAGYPTTMADQFFANIVREMTNGKINIKVYYGGQLGSETQTVQQTMAGIIQLNRVNAAPMASFVPELGVLSLPYIFSSSEQEWKVLYGPVGKKLLEDMKSAGLMGLTYFDSGQRSFFTRKTPILKPSDLKGLKVRVQKAPVFVEMVKDMGGSPVPMAYGEVFTALQTGVIDGAENNIPSYYTMSFYQVAPYYSYDGHSRVPEILFMNLNAWNSLTPEEKEIFKTAAMAASLYERQLWNEKVQQDLAKLKKAGVHFYYPTPEDIALFQKAVEPVYAKYSQFKDIINEIRNTK
- a CDS encoding PPC domain-containing DNA-binding protein, coding for MIFDMRDGNVIFARFDGGDDFYESLYSVIEKYSIETGVIMSGMGMLKDFEIGWFNGKEYEKIQIDTPHELVAMTGNIETKEGKPFAHIHVALANPEKKLVGGHLFKATVNVTNEIFIYKITGFKLERVQIGGWTPLMGKYTS